The Arachis hypogaea cultivar Tifrunner chromosome 14, arahy.Tifrunner.gnm2.J5K5, whole genome shotgun sequence DNA window tcaaaatatctatttttatttagttagagaaaagaaaatactttataaattaaatcacagtttatatcattttaatttttgaaaagcttttaaattatattcataattttacaaaaataccaTATTCTTTTTACATTATACATGACTGAAAAAATCTTGTTACAATTAGTCAATTACAAAGtaaacaaaagaataagaagtttTGGAATTAGAGTAAAGCTCATAATTACTcacaaataataagaaaataaaattttagaattaaatttaaaaaaaaaagggttccTAGAAAGATGTGCTACTAGTAGAATTcagcttttgaatttttatttttctaaatcaaAATAATGACAAGCGTAAAAGACTTccattttagaaataaaattaggattaagaATATATAAATTGTAATATAAGTGTGTTATGCatacataaaaattagttatttatacaaaatatatataaaaatataaaatatacattaaaaataaattaaacaacttatatattatacaaaaatatatagtgataattaaatttaataattgatatttaatatccacataatatttttatttaattattaattataataaattatatttttggtaaaaaaaattataaatttcttttacTTCTACTTTCTTTTACTCATACTCGGGATTTGAAATTGCTTTGGAAACAAAAGACTATAAGAGAAGGGAAGGGTCAGTTTATTTTGCATtaacaattcaaaaataaaataaaataaaaattattttatattttggataattttaaaaaataaatatagaaagtatttttagatttattcaaataaaaaaaattattttttagttaagttgtctaaaataataaagttaaatTTGACAACTacgaatgataaaataatatttaggAATGTTAACTTTACTCAACAATTTTACTTGTTAGATTTGATATACAGTTATGGGAATTTAACTAAAGATctcaataaaattaattcaataagCCTGTTACATATCAAtctaaataaacttttttattcaaTATATTTTTCACTCtcacattctaattatttattcaatattttctacttttatcttCCACAAAAATTTGTGCAATTAACATCAAAATATTTATGCTATAATAAAtttgtcaaataaaataattcaataaataattttataaattgtaAGCAATTCCTGAATCCTAAACAACGTTagttttattttccattttattAAATTGTCTTCTGTTCCACTATATTTTGTGTGCAAAAAATCTGCTTTTGAAGCtttagaccatctccagtaggaaACTCATCTCAGTCTCtatttatggcccacctgtcataaaaagtaactccacatcagcttttgcgttATAAACGGTAAATaagaactcaaagcatctctctcttctccattaggaggaactaactttagttcctgttgtggtcccacttaattaattaattaaaatacttaaaattaatgtaattaattttttaataatattatttaaatttataaatttaaaaataattcactattaaaatatattaatattaaataaattcatatataataataatacacaatatataatttgggattacactaatttatagttttgtgtttacaattgctaattttaataatatcgttagcattttaaattttaaaaataaaaataactaactcAACTAAGAATTATTTTGTaaggtgtaaaaattaaatttattttttaatgtaagtaaatttaattaattataatttaatataataatataaataatattcaatattaattatgatataaataattaatataaatcattaattaaataaaaatttaattatttaatctaattaattattttttaaataattaatataaattattaattaaataaaaatataattatttaatataatttttattataattattactaatttaattattatttcattatttaatataattatttaattatttcagattttatattattattttttaaaaataacttgtCAAATGACAAGTTATTATTTGTTAACTTGAGTCCCTGTTTAGAGGGACTTTTTCACCTTGAGACCCGTGCGGGAACTCATTTCTTCTCTCCTCCAATGGTTAGAGTTCCTATGTGTCAGAAAAAAGTGAAAGAGAAACTCACCATTGTAGGTGCTCTTATTACATTCTTCATAATAAATGTTTGTAGTTTAGCATACAAGGTAATTAAGCATTATTTTTGTGTGATATAGCGTCtggaatcttttttttttctttttggatttgcCATAATTCGCTTGTAAATACTTAAAATCAATCGTGTTAACAATGAGCAAGATTAAAAAGAAAGTGTATATTTTGTctatataattgataaaataaaacatCTTAAATTTTGTATAACTTAATGCTTAAGCTATTATAAATCCCAAAAAATAATGCCCATTACATCGAACAATATAAAATTGACTTAAATCTTTCTTATAACAGTTAACAGCATAGGAGTAgtttttatgatataaaattaaaataattctaTAAAAAGGATACGAGGTAGATATGATTATTCTAACATTACAATATTCTTTACCTAATATTTAGCTAttaaacaactaattttttttggtgtctattaaacaatcaaataaaagaaaaatagagacaAGTTAAGTAGTTTTTTTTGTTATGATTCTTGGATAGAGCCGCCTAGAGAAACAGGGGAAAAAAATAGTGATACAAGATTGTTATAGTGTCCACAACATAGTTTAGAATTAAAAATTGCAAAAGCTTATACACCAGGATATGAGTATGTGCATCCATTTAAGATACTTGAGACTCAATCGGGGTGTAGACTGTCCAAAAGAGGATCATCCTGGTCCAATCTGCACCCTTCCGAATCTAGAGACTTTAATTGTTGAGCTTGCTTCCCATTATAACCTCCAGCATGGAATATGGAGGCTCAAGAAATTGAGACATCTTGAAAGGATGTTATGCGTGGCTAGTAAAAAACCATTCCACCTGACACATCAGGAAAAGATTATTTGCCGAGTCTCCAAACCCTCCAACTTGTCACTCTTGAAGAAGGAGTGACAATGTCCTCCATTGTTAATGGAAGAGAAAATTGGGATTAGAGTGGAATGCCAAAAGTAAGTGTACCGAGCATGAACTATTACAAAGGTTGCATCGCCTTAAAAATcaagaaaaactaaaactaatggaCTTTAAGGAATTGACATTAAAGGCACGTGAATTTCCTTCAAAGATTCCCCAGATAAATATAACGATGCAGTATGATTCTGATGAGCTTAACTTTAGCTACAGTTTCTTGAACACTCTAGGAGAACTTACCAGCCTCTGTGTTCTCAAAGTAACCTCTCGAGGGAATGAGGGATGTTCAGTGAAAGATAATGcagcaaaaggaaaagaaatgtacACAGATAAAGAATAGGAGATGAAGAACAAAACACATCATCTAAGAATGTTACTATCAGAGTAAACCAAAAGATATATTGGATTAACAAGATGTTAAGCTCCCTTTTCACTCTTCAGACGTAAGAGTTTTATCCCGttcaaatttagaaagaaaattctAATCCAGAGAAAATAAAACTGAAGTTTCTTGAAGCTTCTTCTCGCTCAACTTGAGAACCCTGCTCTTTATTTACAACAAAATCACATGTCTAAGTTGTTCACTTGTATGTTGGCTCCCGATTCCCTTTCTCTGTTTGACCCCTTTGTGATTCTAATCTTTAGCAACATCAAGTTGTTCAAAACATTCATGGTGAACTTCATGGCCTGCAAAAAAGCTCAATTGGTAAAAGTCAAAGCTTTAGACATGAATCTAAACTTCGAAACATCTCTACAAGACCGGACAATAGGAAGCAAGACAGTGATTAGTGATTCCCTAAACATTGATAAATTCAAATCTCACCATCCATAGACAAAAGTCACAGTTGATTAGAATCTGATGCATAATGCATATTACTTGTTAGTTTTTCATTAATCACAATGCAATCAAAACTAACAGGAATAGCTTCGTGCAAAGCATAGGAGAATAGTTACATACCGTTTTCCTTcctcttcctgtttttcatcatGTTCTTATCATCCTTATCCTTAATGTCTCTAGGGAGTGGCAAGAGATTCTCTGTATACATAGTATTGGTTGCACTGATGTTATGTGCAGAACAAAGATATTTAACACGTGGGAGCAGCTCTCCTCCCACATTATATATGTGAAACTTTATCTTTTCTACTTTATCCGAAAGAAATTGTTCTCCAATAATATCACCATTATTGGATAACCACAGAGGCCGAAAGAAAAGGCAAGGAATCTGATAGAGAGTCCAAGATGAGTGCACTTTATGGCTATACATTATGTGATATTCTGTTTAGACAATACACCAAGTCACCAATTATTACATTGTTCTACAACCACAAGAAGTCAACAAAGAACAAAGGGCAATTAATTATGTAAGCGCTTTTGTATTATAAAAAGAGGGGTTAGTACTAAAAAACAAAAACCAGTAATTTAAAAATAGATCACTCAAAGATAATGCagcaaaagggagaaaaagaatgtacacagataaaaaataaatataaaaagcaaatgaaaattttgaaaagatatattgGATTCAACAAGATGCTAAACTCCATTTTGCACTTTTCGAATGTTCTTTCCCATACATATTTGGATAGAAAATCATAAttcaaagcaaaataaaacttaaatttctTGAAGTTTCTTCCCACTCAACTTGTGAATCCTGTGCTTTATTTGCAACGAAATTAGTCACTCATATATACATTGGAACACAAAATATAAAGTTAGTTTTTACACGGATTATTTTCTCAAAGCTAACCAACCATGACTTTGGCTATTATCTCAGACTTTTGATTTCTATTCTCTCTTTTACAAGCAAGAGCTGGAGAAAAGGAAGAAACTTCCTCAGGATGTAGATGTAGCTCTAAACTGTAGTATAAGTAGAATAAGTATTTTGTCAATCACAATAATGCAACCTTTgcataaataatacataaaactATGTACACACATGAATCAGGATGTGCAACTTTAGGATAAAGCAAGGTAATGGAGaatgactaaaatatttaataagACTAACGGCTTGTGAATGACTTACAGCTCAAATCTCCATTTATGTGACTTTAGAATTTTAACATTGGCAAAAGCTTTTCTATCAAGCATCGTTTTTTGGTTCACTGTTTGAATAAAACTGCCATCACAATTGTAAGATCCACTAAAAATTGGTCTCACGGCAGATCATGATGCAGAATCTTCCTCCTCACATTTCATATATGATGTTTTTCTGAGCTTTAGAGGCTTCACCAGGTACGGATTCACGGATCGTCTCTATCATTCTTTGTGTGAGAGAGGAATCACCACCTTCAGAGATGATGAGAACCTCAGAGTTGGTGATAGAATTAGAGATACTCTTCTTGAGGCCATTGAGAGATCCAGGATGTCCATTGTTGTGCTGTGCCAGAATTATGCTTCCTCCTCATGGTGCTTAGATGAACTTGTCCAGATTATGAAGTGCTCTGACAAAGGAACAAAACGACCAGTTTTGCCAGTTTTTTATCAAGTGGAACCATCAGATGTGCGGCATCAAAGGAATCAATATGAAAAAGACATGATGAGCCATGAAAACAGATACTGCAATGATTTAAACAAAGTAAAAGAATGGAGGTTAGCTTTGTATGAAGTATGCGGTCTAAGTGGAAAACATTGTGCAGAAAATAGGTGAATTACCTTTACTTAATAATGGAGTTTACATAAATCTTCCATTGATAACTCCTCTTTTCATAGATTGATAAATGATAACAAGATTCTGAACTTTTTTTAACCGTTTCTTCTATTTACCATTattgcatttttttaaaataaaaataaaaatgagcttttAAAGAGACATGTGTTCTTGCAGCTATGAAAGTGATGTTATCATGAATATTGTTGAAGAAGTCTCAGCAAAAGTTCCTCCTGAACCACTTTACATTAAGCATCCAATTGATTTTGGTTCTCAATTTGAAGTGGTGGAATCACTTTTGGACACTAAATCTCATGATACTCTCTGCATGCTGATTCTTTATGGAGATGTTGAAACAAAAAAAAGCACATTTGCAGGGGAGCTGTACAACAAGataaagcatcaatttcaagctgCAAGTTTTCTTGATAAAGTACGTATAAAATCAAGGGGGATCCCCAATAGCCTAGAAAATCTCCAAGAGACACTTTTATCAGGTATGTGTGTGCATAAGAAACCAAGAATAGGCAGCACATTAAAAGGATCTTCTGACATAAAACAAAGTCTGCACAATAAAAGAGTTCTGCTGGTTCTAGATGACGTTGATAGTATAGAACAATTGGACTCACTTGCAGGAGGAAGTGATTGGTTTGGTCTTGGTAGTAGAATCATTATAACAACAAGAGATGTGAATGTGCTAGATAAGTATGAGTTGAATGGTGTTAAGGTTATGAAATATTGCATTGATGAAGGTGAATTTAAAAGCATGGAAGGTGCAAAATCAAATCACGAACAAGATAAGGACCTCCAGGAAGATATAGTGGGCTTTGTAGAGATCTTCAATGAAATAGTTGAGAAATTGAAGGAAAATGAGTCATGCACTGAAGTTGTCTCCATAATCGGCATGGGTGGGTTGGGTAAGACTACCCTTGCTCGAAAAATTTATAACAATAATAAGGTGAAAAAGTTATTCTCTTGTTGTGGATGGGTTACTATTTCTAAAGACTACAAAGCTAAGGACGTTCTCACAAGCCTTGTCAATGGTTGGGGATTGTCCAAGTCTACTACTGAATACAAAGTCTTAAGTGAGAAGGAACAAAAGAGCAAGGTCCAAGAACACTTGGACAGGAACAAGTATCTGATAGTGCTTGATGACTTATGGGAACCTGAAGTCTGGGATGAGGTAGAAAGTTTATTTCCAAATAACAAAAGTGGCAATACAATACTGATAACTAGTCGTAATGACGAGGTGGCAAATTATACAAGGTCAAAGTCCTACTACCCTCCATTCCTAGACAAAAATGAAAGCTGGAAACTTTTCTGCAAGGTGTTTGGGACACAACAGTGTCCTCCTGTTCTCGAACCCATCGGAAGAGAAATGGTGGAAAAATGTGGGTTTTTACCTTTAGCAATTGTGACCTTAGCTGGGATTGTCGTCAAGAAGAAGAGACTAACAGTTGAGTGGATGAGAATCATGCGCAATGTCATTTGGTATCTTGCTAAGGATAATAATGGAGTCATGAATGTGCTAAAGCTAAGCTATGATAACTTGCTTCAAAGATTGAAACCTTGTTTTCTATATTTTGCAGTGTTTCCAGAAGATTATAGAATTCCTGTGAAACAGTTGATTCAACTATGGATAGCCAAAGGATTAATCCAACCACCAAAATCTGGAACATCATCTGCAGGAAAACTAGAAGATATGGCTAAAGAATACCTGAATGAGCTGGTGGATCGTAGCTTCGTGTTGGTAGCGAGAAAAAGGAGTAATGGAAGTCTGTCAGTTTGCCGGATCCACGACCTTCTCCGTGATCTCTGCATATCGGAGAGTAAAGCTGATAACGAGTTTGAGATTTGCACAGAGAAAGACATACATTCCATGGACATGAAGAAATTTTGTAGATTGTCCCTTCGAAGCCCTGAGTTTGATGATTGGCGTTCTTTCACAAACCAATAATGGAGATATCAAACAAATTTTGTTGAGTTTCCAGCAAGATATCAAACAAAGATATCTCTCGGATAGCAAACAAAGATATCAAACAAAGCTAGATAGCAAGACAAATCAAACAAAGATATCAAACATCTACTACAAATTCAAACCACACTATCCAAAAGACGAGTTTATATCTCTCGGATTTTCagcaaaatttcaaataaaatcaacAGTCTAACTGACCTCCATAGCTGgcacaaaacaaaacaaactatTTAACTAAGCAAATCAAACTCGTACAACTTCATCACCCTGCTGCTGCGCAGCATTTTCATCTACTGCCTCCTCCAACACTTCACCATCTACCAATTCACCGTTCAAGGCAACCTTCGTCACATCCATTGCACTCACATCGGCCTCTGGCAACAAAGTCTTAATCTGCAGAACTGCACGGTCAAAACCTTGTATAAACACTTCACACACATCTGCCTCCTTGGCAGATAACAAAGACTCCAACTCCTTCACCTGAGCCACCAACTTTTCCTTCTCCAGGTTAGTTTTCTCAACATCCTTCTCCAGCGCTGCAACCTTTTCTGCTAAAACCTTTCCTTCTTTATCTGCGTTTGTTGAAGAGCCTTGGTTCTCGGCTCTCTTCCTCTTGTTAAAATAACCCTTCAAACCGGCGGTAGTCAAGCTCGGCGCCCTATCACCTACGCAAAACACAAGTTCATCTTAGTATCTATAACAAGGATCACACCAGCATTATCTACCAAAAAGTTATTACCTATATAGTCCAACACGGCATCTCTATCTATTTCATATTTTAACCATTCAGACACCAATAACAGCTCTCCATCCTCAAACACACAAATTAAAAGCTCCAGAAACAAATTATCTCTCTTACTCATTTCCTCTACATCTAATATTTCTCTGTTTGCACTTGTTCAGTCATTCTCTCCTAATTCTCCTGATGGTCTACAGAAAAGATCACCATTGCATTACTCATGAAAAAAGCAATAACTTAAAAAGTTAAAACCCCTCACTGCAAGACTAGGCTTTAGGAAGCGAGACAGTGATCAATGATTCCATAAGTATTgataaattcaaatttcaccATCCATACACAAAAGAGGCATTTGATTGGAACTTGATGTCTAATGCATATTACTCATTACTTATTCATTAGTCACAATGCAATGAAAACAAACAGGAATAGCTTGGTGCAAAGCATAGGAGAATAGTTTAATACCGCTTTTTTTCATATTCTTCTTCTTATCCTTTTCCTTAATGTCATCAGGGAGTGGCAAGAGACTCTCTGTATACACAGGATCTATTGTTCGGAGTGGAAGCCAACAATAACGATCATTAAAATGCTTGAGCAGGTCTTCTCTGACATTATATATGAAGTACCCTACTGTACCACACAAAGTATAACCTCTTCCAATAATATCCATATTACTAGATAAGCACAGAGGCCGGAAGTCCTTGCAAGGAATCTGATAGAGCGTCCAAGACGACAGCACTTTATATTCTTTCATCACCCATATGTGAGTGTTACAGCTATCATTATTGCAATAATACAAGGCTAGGCAGCCTCCTAGTAAGGCAAGAGTTGGAAAGGTGCATGCACTCATTACAGGTTGTTCCGGCCCAGATATCCTTGAGAAAGTCCTCTCCTTCATATCAAAGATAATAATAGCATCCCTgtaagttgtaagagagtaaggCACCCAATGAATAGCACCATTCAAGAACAACCCACAAGAATTGCGGTGACAAACATCCAAGGGCTTGGAGAGTGCAGCATCAAGATTAATCCATGAATTGGTTCTCAAGGAAAAGCAATCAAAGTGATAATGGTCATCCTTATCCTGCCAAGCTACAAAAACTAAGTAGTCATCCTGGGAAGCATCATAACCAAATCCATAGAGATggaacttgcaaggaagcctaaAGCCCTTGTGCTTAAAACGAGAAACAATATGAGAGTAGGATATTCTTTTGCCGGATCCAGTCAGTGGGTTCCATACTACAAGAAAATGTGGGTCTCGATGTAAGAGAACAAAGCCTCTGCAGGATCCCAGGAACTCAAAATCAGAAGGTAGTTTTTTCATCTTGAAAGGGAGAGACACCTTTTTTACTTGTAATGCATCATTGTTGTCAGTAAATAGCGAGTCTAAGTAAACGAAGTAAGCCAGACTGCCTCCTCCCATGAAGACGGATGCTTTGGTGGCAGCGGGAGAGTGGTGAAAATGCAATTCAGCAAAGAGTGGATCGGAAATTAGAGAGTACCACCGCTTCG harbors:
- the LOC114927644 gene encoding putative disease resistance protein At1g50180 is translated as MSIVVLCQNYASSSWCLDELVQIMKCSDKGTKRPVLPVFYQVEPSDVRHQRNQYEKDMMSHENRYCNDLNKVKEWRLALYEVCGLSGKHCAENSYESDVIMNIVEEVSAKVPPEPLYIKHPIDFGSQFEVVESLLDTKSHDTLCMLILYGDVETKKSTFAGELYNKIKHQFQAASFLDKVRIKSRGIPNSLENLQETLLSGMCVHKKPRIGSTLKGSSDIKQSLHNKRVLLVLDDVDSIEQLDSLAGGSDWFGLGSRIIITTRDVNVLDKYELNGVKVMKYCIDEGEFKSMEGAKSNHEQDKDLQEDIVGFVEIFNEIVEKLKENESCTEVVSIIGMGGLGKTTLARKIYNNNKVKKLFSCCGWVTISKDYKAKDVLTSLVNGWGLSKSTTEYKVLSEKEQKSKVQEHLDRNKYLIVLDDLWEPEVWDEVESLFPNNKSGNTILITSRNDEVANYTRSKSYYPPFLDKNESWKLFCKVFGTQQCPPVLEPIGREMVEKCGFLPLAIVTLAGIVVKKKRLTVEWMRIMRNVIWYLAKDNNGVMNVLKLSYDNLLQRLKPCFLYFAVFPEDYRIPVKQLIQLWIAKGLIQPPKSGTSSAGKLEDMAKEYLNELVDRSFVLVARKRSNGSLSVCRIHDLLRDLCISESKADNEFEICTEKDIHSMDMKKFCRLSLRSPEFDDWRSFTNQ
- the LOC112798025 gene encoding F-box/kelch-repeat protein At3g23880 → MEKKMNHKSKSIQDILPLDLIHRILLRVPVRHLASLKCVSKRWYSLISDPLFAELHFHHSPAATKASVFMGGGSLAYFVYLDSLFTDNNDALQVKKVSLPFKMKKLPSDFEFLGSCRGFVLLHRDPHFLVVWNPLTGSGKRISYSHIVSRFKHKGFRLPCKFHLYGFGYDASQDDYLVFVAWQDKDDHYHFDCFSLRTNSWINLDAALSKPLDVCHRNSCGLFLNGAIHWVPYSLTTYRDAIIIFDMKERTFSRISGPEQPVMSACTFPTLALLGGCLALYYCNNDSCNTHIWVMKEYKVLSSWTLYQIPCKDFRPLCLSSNMDIIGRGYTLCGTVGYFIYNVREDLLKHFNDRYCWLPLRTIDPVYTESLLPLPDDIKEKDKKKNMKKSGDRAPSLTTAGLKGYFNKRKRAENQGSSTNADKEGKVLAEKVAALEKDVEKTNLEKEKLVAQVKELESLLSAKEADVCEVFIQGFDRAVLQIKTLLPEADVSAMDVTKVALNGELVDGEVLEEAVDENAAQQQGDEVVRV